One genomic window of Glycine soja cultivar W05 chromosome 9, ASM419377v2, whole genome shotgun sequence includes the following:
- the LOC114368899 gene encoding serine/threonine-protein phosphatase 7-like: protein MTLQADSAPVPPPPPDSAATNGISPTAEEAPQPLSPPPPHPTPPPELRVPIWWPEDGNLSMDWVDNLMRCFDWSSRNVPPSELPSVLPVGVFDSLILVASKMLHKEPNCVTVDPFRPSSDDDNTPSAASSVVVVGDVHGQLHDLLFLLQDAGFPSRDRIFVFNGDYVDRGAWGLETFLLLLAWKVFMPHNIYLLRGNHESKYCTSVYGFEKEVMVKYGDKGKHVYRKCLGCFEGLPLASIIAGCVYTAHGGLFRSVTVTPSKRFKGKKNRKINVNHESKILSLGSLEELSKARRSVLDPPWEGPNLIPGDVLWSDPSKNPGLAPNKERGIGLMWGPDCTEEFLKKYQLKLIIRSHEGPDAREKRDGLEGMDEGYTIDHVVDSGKLVTVFSAPDYPQFQATQERYNNKGAYVVLQPPNFENPIFHGFSAVTPRPKVNPYYDYKEVIDSDEELDLASMVTS from the exons ATGACCCTTCAAGCTGATTCAGCACCAGTACCACCACCGCCACCGGATTCCGCAGCCACCAACGGCATCTCCCCCACCGCAGAGGAAGCCCCACAACCACTGTCACCACCACCGCCGCATCCAACCCCACCTCCAGAACTGCGCGTCCCAATATGGTGGCCGGAAGACGGGAACCTCAGCATGGATTGGGTGGACAACCTGATGCGGTGCTTCGATTGGTCCTCTCGGAACGTCCCACCCTCGGAGCTCCCTTCGGTTCTCCCCGTCGGAGTCTTCGATTCGCTCATCCTCGTCGCCTCCAAGATGCTCCACAAGGAGCCCAATTGCGTCACCGTAGACCCCTTCCGCCCTAGCTCCGATGATGATAACACTCCCTCCGCTGCCTCCTCTGTTGTCGTCGTCGGCGATGTTCACGGCCAACTGCATGATCTGCTCTTCCTCCTCCAAGATGCCGGGTTCCCCTCGCGGGATCGCATCTTTGTCTTCAATGGGGATTACGTGGATCGGGGAGCGTGGGGGCTTGAAACCTTCTTGCTCTTGTTGGCTTGGAAG GTATTCATGCCACATAACATATATTTGCTACGAGGGAATCACGAATCAAAATACTGTACATCAGTTTATGGTTTTGAGAAAGAAGTAATGGTAAAGTATGGCGATAAAGGTAAGCATGTGTACCGGAAATGTTTGGGGTGCTTTGAAGGTCTTCCTTTGGCTTCTATAATAGCAGGGTGTGTATACACAGCTCATGGAGGACTTTTCCGCAGTGTAACTGTGACGCCATCAAAGAGgtttaaaggaaagaagaacCGTAAGATTAATGTTAATCATGAGAGCAAAATTCTCTCTCTTGGTTCCTTGGAAGAATTGTCTAAGGCTCGGCGATCAGTTCTGGATCCTCCTTGGGAAGGCCCAAATTTGATTCCTGGTGATGTTTTGTGGTCCgatccatcaaaaaatcctGGTCTTGCTCCAAACAAAGAAAGAGGCATTGGCTTGATGTGGGGTCCTGATTGTACTGAAGAATTTTTGAAGAAATACCAACTAAAG ttgATCATCAGGTCACACGAAGGTCCTGATGCTAGGGAAAAAAGGGATGGTCTTGAGGGAATGGATGAAGGTTACACTATTGATCATGTTGTAGATTCTGGAAAGCTGGTCACTGTTTTTAGTGCTCCAGATTACCCACAATTTCAG GCAACACAGGAGAGGTATAACAACAAAGGCGCCTATGTTGTCCTTCAACCACCGAATTttgaaaatcctatatttcaTGGATTTTCAGCAGTTACTCCAAGGCCGAAG GTGAATCCCTATTATGATTACAAAGAGGTGATAGACTCCGATGAAGAATTGGATTTGGCCTCCATGGTAACTTCCTGA
- the LOC114368900 gene encoding 3-hydroxy-3-methylglutaryl-coenzyme A reductase 1-like, protein MDVRRRPIPPSGDRRQTQKLKNTATTDSQTLLPLYLTNALFFAVFFSVAYFLLHRWREKIRTATPLHAVTPAETAAIVSLVASAVYLLGFFGVASRASLDELSDDEIILKEDSRAPGPCAAALSDSCSLPNNKIQDQFPLPPRAVHSLAKEKQHIPSPPQVDSPVSVSVSVSSSSDDEDEEIVQAVVSGSIPSYSLESRLGDTRRAATIRHEVVQRLTSRSLSGLPLEGFNYDSILGQCCEMPIGFVQIPVGVAGPLLLDGKEFTVPMATTEGCLVASTNRGCKAIYVSGGASSVLLRDGMTRAPVVRFPSAQRAAQLKFFLEDPLNFDSLAVVFNKSSRFARLQNIQCAIAGKNLYMRFRCSTGDAMGMNMVSKGVQNVLDFLQSDFPDMDVIGISGNFCSDKKAAAVNWIEGRGKSVVCEAIIKEDVVKKVLKTSVEAMVKLNMLKNLTGSAMAGALGGFNAHASNIVSAIYIATGQDPAQNVESSHCITMMEAINDGKDLHVSVTMPSIEVGTVGGGTQLASQSACLNLLGVKGANKESPGANSRLLATIVAGSVLAGELSLMSAIAAGQLVKSHMKYNRSSRDISTIVQ, encoded by the exons ATGGACGTTCGCCGAAGACCCATTCCTCCCTCCGGCGATCGCCGACAAACCCAGAAGCTGAAGAACACCGCCACCACCGATTCGCAGACTCTTCTGCCTCTCTACCTCACCAACGCCCTCTTCTTCGCGGTGTTCTTCTCCGTGGCCTACTTCCTCCTCCACCGCTGGCGCGAGAAGATCCGCACCGCCACTCCCCTCCACGCCGTCACCCCCGCCGAGACCGCCGCCATCGTCTCCCTCGTCGCCTCCGCCGTCTATCTCCTCGGCTTCTTCGGCGTCGCCTCCCGCGCCTCCCTCGACGAGCTCTCCGACGACGAGATCATCCTCAAGGAAGACTCCCGCGCCCCGGGCCCGTGCGCCGCGGCGCTGTCGGACTCCTGCTCACTCCCCAACAACAAAATCCAAGACCAATTCCCTCTGCCACCCAGGGCTGTCCACAGTTTGGCGAAGGAAAAACAACATATTCCTTCGCCACCACAAGTGGACAGTCCTGTCTCTGTCTCAGTCTCGGTCTCTTCCTCCTCGGAcgacgaggacgaggagatcgTGCAAGCCGTAGTGTCGGGCTCCATCCCGTCCTACTCACTCGAGTCGCGGCTCGGTGACACCCGTCGGGCCGCCACCATCCGCCACGAGGTGGTGCAGAGACTGACTTCCCGATCCCTGTCAGGTTTACCTCTGGAAGGTTTCAACTACGACTCGATATTGGGGCAGTGCTGCGAGATGCCGATAGGGTTCGTGCAGATCCCCGTGGGAGTAGCGGGGCCATTATTGTTGGATGGAAAAGAATTCACCGTGCCCATGGCCACCACTGAAGGGTGTCTGGTTGCGAGCACCAACAGAGGTTGCAAAGCTATATACGTCTCCGGTGGGGCCTCCTCGGTGTTGCTTAGGGATGGTATGACCAGAGCACCCGTTGTTCGGTTTCCCTCCGCCCAGCGCGCCGCGCAGTTGAAATTCTTCTTGGAGGATCCTCTCAACTTCGATTCTCTTGCTGTCGTTTTCAATAA GTCAAGCAGATTTGCCAGGTTGCAGAATATTCAGTGTGCTATTGCGGGCAAGAATTTGTACATGAGATTCCGATGCAGCACTGGTGATGCAATGGGGATGAACATGGTGTCAAAAGGTGTTCAAAATGTCCTTGATTTTCTTCAGAGTGACTTCCCTGACATGGATGTTATTGGAATTTCTG GAAATTTCTGTTCGGACAAGAAAGCTGCAGCCGTGAATTGGATTGAAGGGCGTGGCAAGTCTGTGGTGTGTGAGGCCATAATTAAGGAGGATGTGGTGAAGAAGGTGTTGAAGACCAGTGTGGAGGCCATGGTCAAGCTTAACATGCTCAAAAACCTTACGGGTTCAGCCATGGCTGGTGCTCTTGGTGGGTTCAATGCTCATGCTAGCAATATTGTGTCTGCTATCTACATTGCCACTGGTCAGGATCCTGCCCAGAATGTGGAGAGTTCTCACTGCATCACCATGATGGAAGCTATCAATGATGGCAAGGACCTTCATGTTTCCGTGACCATGCCCTCCATTGAG GTTGGTACTGTTGGAGGTGGCACACAACTCGCATCTCAGTCAGCATGTCTTAATTTACTTGGTGTCAAGGGTGCCAACAAAGAATCTCCGGGTGCAAATTCTAGGCTACTGGCCACCATTGTAGCCGGTTCAGTCCTCGCCGGGGAGCTATCGCTCATGTCTGCTATTGCAGCTGGACAACTTGTTAAGAGCCACATGAAATACAACAGATCTAGCAGGGATATATCTACAATTGTCCAATGA
- the LOC114368494 gene encoding protein MAIN-LIKE 1-like: MVKTRGLGHALGRVVGRGLGRGDGDDSNVPVDLHAVPEAEPVVAGDKPMVDADTQDTVAETDAQDTGVKDVVDEAEGFPGGPRDPSVLTEYAKHVAASVWSGEERPELKLSSHGRKVHKLGRPIPAIEEMVARTGLSPLIVCSIDTGDRGLISSFVERWHRETSTFHLSTREVSIMLDDVASLLHLPIVGDFHAFRPLHIDEVVLICQTQHWTSAACAYLLHLLGCTLFVNKSATHVHDEFLDTLCDLTQTRRYAWGAAGLIHMYDQLNDASISTNRQMAGYITLLQCWIYEHFSQLQSAMLIQSMTRCHRVRVGGLPQRILSRRYLQRRTGSAWIVSGFHMSYAEHRSVQDFHPISCFSEQLRWGPVVVRYRPERVMR; the protein is encoded by the exons ATGGTTAAGACTAGAGGATTAGGTCATGCCTTAGGTAGGGTTGTTGGCAGAGGTTTAGGGAGAGGGGATGGTGATGATTCTAACG TACCTGTGGACTTGCATGCGGTACCAGAGGCTGAGCCTGTTGTAGCTGGCGATAAGCCCATGGTAGATGCTGACACACAGGACACCGTTGCAGAGACTGACGCACAGGATACTGGTGTAAAGGATGTTGTAGATGAAGCTGAGGGATTTCCTGGTGGACCCAGGGACCCATCTGTGCTTACGGAGTATGCAAAACATGTTGCAGCTAGCGTATGGTCCGGAGAG GAACGACCTGAGTTGAAGTTATCCTCCCATGGGAGGAAGGTGCATAAATTAGGCAGGCCTATTCCTGCAATTGAGGAGATGGTTGCTAGGACTGGATTAAGTCCTCTAATCGTGTGTTCAATAGACACCGGCGATCGGGGACTTATATCTTCGTTTGTTGAGAGGTGGCACCGAGAGACGAGTACTTTCCATCTTTCAACGAGGGAGGTATCCATCATGCTAGATGACGTCGCGTCTCTTCTTCATCTGCCGATCGTTGGCGACTTCCACGCCTTCCGGCCTCTACACATCGACGAGGTGGTGCTGAT ATGTCAGACCCAGCACTGGACATCTGCAGCTTGTGCTTATCTTCTGCATCTTctgggttgcactctttttgttAATAAGAGTGCAACTCATGTTCATGATGAGTTCTTAGACACCCTGTGTGACCTCACTCAAACTAGGAGgtatgcatggggagctgctGGCCTCATCCATATGTACGATCAACTTAATGATGCCAGTATCAGCACCAACCGACAGATGGCTGGCTACATCACGTTGTTACAG TGTTGGATATATGAGCATTTTTCTCAGTTGCAGAGTGCAATGCTGATCCAGAGTATGACGAGGTGTCACCGCGTGCGTGTCGGTGGATTGCCACAAAGAATACTGTCAAGAAGATATCTACAGCGACGTACAGGCAGCGCTTGGATCGTCTCAGGATTCCATATGTCATATGCGGAGCACCGATCAGTCCAAGACTTTCATCCAATTTCATGTTTCTCAGAACAGCTCCGCTGGGGGCCTGTTGTTGTCAGATACAGACCGGAGAGGGTCATGCGCTAG